Genomic DNA from Niabella ginsenosidivorans:
AACCCATTACCTTCCAGGTGCAGGAAATGTGATATCCGGCAAGTTTATTATTGTCAAATGATGCTGCAACAAAGATCTGATAGTCATCAAAAACTTAAGCAATTGAGTGTGCGTTTATTACTCGTATTATGCGTTGTCTTGAATACAGCGTATGCTCAAACCCATCAACCGCATCCATTAAATAGCGCGATCCGGAACCTTCTATAGCAGTAAAAGCCGGAACCTGCTCTTATGCTGTTGGCAGTAATTTAAAAACAACCTAACAATGAAACAGATAATCACAATTTTAATTTTATTAGCCAGTTCTCTTACATACGGGCAGACTTATAAAACTTTGGTTTCAGAAGCTGACGCTTTCTATAATAAAAAGGAATATAAAAAATCAGTTGAAAAGTATAAGGAAGCCTTTAAACTTGAACAAAAAAACGGGAATGATTTTTATAATGCAGGTTGCTCGGCGGCATTATCAGGCGACAAAGTGTTAGCACTTAAATGGTTAACCCTTGCCTTAAAAAACGGTTGGTCTAATGTCAGACATTTAAAGACAGACACAGATTTAACATCATTATATAACAATAAAAACTGGAACAAACTTGTTTCGGAAATGCAGGAAATAGTTGATAAAAGAGAAGCAGGCTATGACAAGCCTTTGCAAGCGAAATTGTTAGAAATTTACGATAACGACCAACAGATACGGAGACAATACATAACCGCACAAAAAGAATTTGGGCACCAAAGCAAACAAGTTGATAGTTTAGGTAACATCATGATGTATAAAGACAGTATAAATTTAATTAAAGTGACTGACATTTTAGATAAATATGGTTGGGTAGGTGCTGATAAAGTTGGTGGAAAAGCAAATCAAACCTTATTCCTGGTTATTCAAC
This window encodes:
- a CDS encoding DUF6624 domain-containing protein, yielding MKQIITILILLASSLTYGQTYKTLVSEADAFYNKKEYKKSVEKYKEAFKLEQKNGNDFYNAGCSAALSGDKVLALKWLTLALKNGWSNVRHLKTDTDLTSLYNNKNWNKLVSEMQEIVDKREAGYDKPLQAKLLEIYDNDQQIRRQYITAQKEFGHQSKQVDSLGNIMMYKDSINLIKVTDILDKYGWVGADKVGGKANQTLFLVIQHADLKTQQKYLPMMREAVKNKNAGNSALALLEDRVALGEGRKQIYGSQIGYDNETKKNYVLPLDDPDNVDKRRAAVGLGSLSDYVKHWDIVWNVEEYKKEQSQIEEKQKNEK